GCGGCGCAATAGGCCAGAGCACGGAATAATTGCCCGGAGCTGCAAGCATCACACTGCTCGCGAACTCTCTCGGCTCGACAGGGCCGTTTCCTCGGAAACCGCAGTGCTGAGCACGGCGCGCGATCGTTGGCGCCGACGACCGATCAGTGTAGTCGGTCACGGAAGCTAGCTAGCTTAAGCCGGAAGGAGAGCATCTGCTGCGTCAGCCGTGGGCTCCACGGCCACGCTCGTTTTTCCGGCCGCCTCTCCATACGCCATAGTGGGCGCACGCGTCTCGAGAGAACCAACCCAACATTGCCGTCCAGCTCGGACTGACTGCTACACTACGCCTTACTGCTAGGATCTACAAATAGCTTTGCCGGCGGCTACCTAGCTAGCCCTCCCGGTCATTTCCTCCTTCCCGGACCCAGAGTGACTGAGATCACGCGCCCACAGCACACAGGTCTCCAAGCTAGGTAGCTGGCCTAGCTGATTGCGACCGCCGCGGACGCACTGGCTGGTTTTAAGCCGACGACGTCCGTCCTCGGCATGCGCTGTTCTGCTCGCCCGGGAAATGGCGCCTGCAACTTCGATCcttgccgccacctccggcaccgccgccgcttCCAAGCGTCCGGCCGATTCCGACGCTGAGCCGCTCGACTCCTCCGCCCTCCCGCAGGTCAGTGATGATGCTACTGCTAAGCATGGCGCGTATGCTCGCTTCTGCCATTTGCAAAGCTGTGAAGGAAGTGACCACTGACGCATGCGACTGTGGCTGATGTTGTAGGGTGATGAGGCTGCGCGCAAGAGCCAGCAGCCGAAGCAGCAGCTGGAGTGCCCGCGCTGCCGATCCACCAACACCAAGTTCTGCTACTACAACAACTACAGCACGGCGCAGCCGCGCCACTTCTGCCGCGCCTGCCGCCGCTACTGGACGCACGGCGGCACGCTGCGCGACGTCCCGGTCGGCGGTGCCTCCCGCCGCAGCGGGAGCAAGCGGCGCAGGGTCTCCGCCGAGCCGTCGTCCGCGTCCTCGCCGCCGCAAACGACAACGCGGGTCGAGGGCTCGTGGCCGGACCTCGCGACCAACTTCCCGTTCCTCAGTGACGGCAGCTTCTTGCCGCAGTTCGATCTCGGCGTTGCACCGGCAGCGTTTTTGTGGCCGTCGGTAGTCTCGGATTTTTATGACGGGCTCGCTCCGTGGGACGATGGAATAGGCGCCGACGGTGTGACGGGCGCGTGGGGCGACATCACCGGCCTCGAGCTCAGCTGGCCACCGCCGGGCAACTGATCAAGGCAGCCGGTCTAGCAGCGCGACCTCAGGTAGTGTCCTTCCCAGTATGTTTTGCCGAGCTAGGAATGTAACCAGCTCAATTCTCTGATGACTCCACTGTTTCTTCTCGTGCTCATTACGAAATGAAGCGGTAATTATTACTTAAATCAGTGAGCCGTGATCTGTAGCTAGAGCAAGTAACATATGTGCAGTGATTGTGACAATAAAATTACACACTTGCTAATGTTTATGTGCCTGAAACTTCGGAATCCTTCTGGTGATGGTGTGAACATGCGCCGGAGAAGAAAAAAGGCTGACGGCGAGGTTAGCGGGCAGGGTTCCAGTGGGTTCACCGAGTGCGTCCACGGGCTGGCCTGAGGGTGGTGGGCGGTGTTAGCGCGGTCGTGGATGGCGAATCCGGTGGCAGGAGAGCCGGAGACAATAGGGGGTGAGCAAACGCAAGATTTGAGCGTTGggggagaaataaaaaaaaaataggtggGCGTCGGGAGATTGAAGATAGGCCGTGAGAAAAGAAGAGATTTCAGGCGGTTAAAAATTAGTATCGCCCATAAAAAATTTTCAGAACAGCATTGTGTTCTTCAGTCAAGCATGTACTATCATGCTGATAGCTAGACAACACAATGCTGAACAGCATTGATTGCTCAAGCAAAACATAAGGACAGGGAGGAATGGAAGTAAACTGCAAACGCAATTCGTGTATGTGAAAACATCTTCGTATGTCACTGTATAAGGAAAGAAGTAAAATATGAACAAATAAAGGTATTGGGTGCACAAAGCTTTGTATCAACAGTGAGAATGATAGTGTGGTTTGAAGTGAGCTCTTGAAGCATCCAACCAGACAGCGaaacagaaggaaaaaaaaagaacttttAGTAAAAGGCCCTAGGACAACCGTTAAAGAACTAACGATATGATCTATACAGTAAATGAACCAAACAACTCTGCGTAATCACACTAGCTTTACACCTGAACTGGGAAGCCAAAATTCTGGAACACCCTGATTTCGCCTCCCCGTCCAGCAGTGACAATCACCAAGCCCCACGCTGACCGGCGCTGAACATCCATAGCTCCAATGCAAATATCGGATGAGCAGTGACCGGGACTGCTCTTGGCAGAGGGTAATTTTTCGTCAGGCCAGGATGTGGATGCTCCATCAACTGGATGTTTTCTGCCGCTTCTGCTCACACCTTCGCAAACTGGGCTCTCATTGTATCTATTATCAGCCGCATCCGAATTGTGCTCAGTGTTGTCTACAGGGACGTCTCGGCCAGAGTTCACTGCTTCATCTGCATCACTGTGTCTGCTGCTACGAGATCCAAACGAACTTCTGGCTTCAGCACCGGGCCATGTGATAGCTACAGTCACGTCATGGCAGTGGAAGTGCTCATATGAGTTGGTTACATCAACTgcactcctgctcctgctcggGTAGGAACTGTTGTCATGTCTCCAGACATAGACATGGGAGTCCTCACTTGCACAGATTACATATTTCCCATTCGGAGCTACAGAAGCTGAGATTTGGCTGCTCGTGTTGCGGAACCCTGATGAAAGGATTAAACATCGAGTGATTGTTAAATTCCGACACTAGCACATCACAAAGGCAAGAACTATGTTCCCCCAAGATACAAACAGAAATCAGATGTGTAGGATTACATTATTACTGTTCTTTATATTTGGTAAACAATTCACGTAATTGATCTAAAACATGAATCGTACATGATTTACGATGGCAGGAGAATGAGAAATTACCTTTAAATTTGTGAACCAATTCATCGCCATTAACAACACGGATTCTTGAATCTGCAGAAGTAATCAGAACTTCCGAGGAGCTTCCAGGAGCAAACTGTTGCATGAAACACAGATATTCAACTAAGTAATAGACACCAAGATCACATTGGAGGCATCATTAATGTATCCCTTCTAGAGTCCAAAATCACCAAAGATAAGAATGTGTCATTCTTAACCCCCACCCCCCAAAAAAAGGCTAGGAAATGCATGCTCCATGCTATGTACCTGGAAGCCAGTTATCTTCTTCTGGCCAGACTTCTTTTTCCTGATTCTTAAATCAATCTGACTTTTGTATTGAAGCTTCTTCTCTGCAATCATTAAAGAAATGCGTGGACTTATCATCTGAGGAAGCGGAACTCTCAATGTTACTATAATTTTACTGGTGTCTAACATATACAGAATCCATAGCAaagattgaaaaaaaattatgtgtgaGAGCAAGAGTGTCATACCAGATGTATCGAATATATGACAGCTTCCTTTGTGAGAACCCACCAGTGCAACCTTCAAAGACCACAGAGAAATATAAGCATGTCTAGTTTTAtggtaaaaataaatatttaatagaaagAAACTACTTCAACCTGTCCATCAGGGGAATAACAAGCAGCGGTAACCATCTCATGAAGATCATTCCAATCCTCAATCTTACGATCTTGGACATTCCAGATGCGAACTTTCTCATCCAGTGATCCACTAATGAAGAAGTTATCATCTACAGGATTGAACTGGATGCAAGTCACTGCAAAAAGGTTGATTGCAAAAAAGCAAGTCAATCCTCTGGCTGGTCCAAATTCCAAACAAATACTTATAGTactgaggagaaaaagagaaTGCCCCtttcttttaagaaaaagaagatgccGTAACAAATGGATAGAAATTTATCCAGCGACTAAACTCACCATAGTCTGTATGTGAGAATGTTTTCAAACAGGTACTGGTAGTAATGTCCCAGAGTTTAACCGTTTTGTCCATtgaggatgagagcaagtacTGCAAAGGAAAAGGACCGGCGAAAACTTAGTGCCTCCAAAGAGTGGAATCTTTtctcaagttcaaactagggtTTCCCCCTAGTTTATCCTTATTTGTTAGCAACTATGCGTGCACATTATGCTGAGTGGCCCTCATCTCTGTACCCCACTCAAACTGAAACAAGCCACGTTATTAAAAGCGCATTCAAAAGCAGAGAGGTAACAGTATCAAGCTTATGGTATTTTTCAGAGTACAAATGTGGTTCTGCATatgacacaactaaaaaaaaacttccaGACCAAGCTGCAAGTGTACTGCATGAATGAATGTCAATGAAAGCTCACAGTGGACACGGAAGGCTGATTTGCTGCTCATGCATTTGAGCACTACATAGACCCAGCATATGAGGTGTTACTAGTAATGTTATGCAAATAAGTAGGGTACAATTGCAACTATAATTGATATTATCGGACACAAAGAACAACAACTACTTTTGATGGTGACAATAAGTGTAATTAAGAGCTGCAAGGCTAGCATTTGTTAAAGTAGCTTCTGCATGGCTTATCAAACCATGAATTACAATAGTATATTGTACACAGCATTTGGGATCCATGAACCACGTAGTATGTGGTAGCCATGTTTTGTCAGGACAGACATATTGAGCGTAAAGGGTTCAACAGGTCCAATATACAATACATGATTTCAAGTGTTTGCTAATTGATCATCGAGTGCCACTTTTTACAAGACCTAAAGTGTCAAAAAGAAACACACAGCAATGACCTGGGACCtttattattgttgttgttttctcatcatctttttagtgggatcttgtgggtttcatctacCTCAACACAGTAATTGTTGTTGTTAATGACCTACTTATGGGGCAATACCCGAGTCGAACCCAATTAGGAAGATATGGTGGAAGATCAGCTAAATCCCATCACTTGAACTATATTATGTGCATCCTGAAAATCTTCCCAGATAAACTACCATAACAGTACTGCTAAAACAATCTAAAAGAAACCAACCATAGTTAATTAGTCAAAACCGTGCAACACATCTTTAGGTCCgtattagtattttttttctttactggACATGGAAATGGCATCACATTTTCACACATAAGCTAATGTAGTCAAAGTGCAAATCAAATTACAAGCAACAAGATAAACTCATTCAGTATCTATGCAAAAGAAGTGAATGCTTCATCAGTGCGAGAACTGTAGTTCTCAACAACCAGGTCTCCTGTTCTATTGGCAACATGCAGTGTAATACATGCTGAAACCTATGTCCAATTTCCCATGGCAACACGGCAAACATGTCTTGTTTGCAACATGGTGCATTGATTTGGTTTTTACCTATGCTGACAATCATGGTCCTTACAACCATACTAGACATCATCAGAAACGAACAAGACTATCGTTTCTGTCCTGAAGAACACGGCAGTGTGATTATTGGTTAAGATGTTTCAGGATGTACCAAAAGTACCAGTAAAAAAATGCTTGAGCAGTTGAACATTCAATAGAAGATCACAAATTCGCACCTGGGATTTGGACCATGACAGATCAAGGACATCAGCGGCATGCCCCAGGAGTGAGCAAAGAGGCTTGTCTCTGAAACCAAACACACACTCAGGCACAACTAGATGATCAGACCCCACAGACTTCCGATTGCTCTGCTTCCTCGGTctactcttcttctccacaTAGCCCCCGTCAGCGCAGGTCGATGACAGTGCTGCAATCTCCGGTGAGCCATTCCCAACGACAGCAATAAACGGGCTACAGCCACCACCATTCTCCTTTGTCACCGAAGCTTCCCCGAGAAACTCaccctttctctctccctccgaCACCTCCCACACATGGATCAGACGGTCCTCCCCAGCAGTTGCAAGGTATCGTCCATCCAAGCTGAAGTTGATGCACCACACAGAGCCCGAGTGGGCAGCCAATTCCTGCGTCATGAACAGGCCGGTGAGTTCCTTGCATGTCTTCCCGTACTGCCGTACCCGGATCCTCCCCGCATTGCGCGAGCCGGTGCCATCAAGGCTGTCATCGGTAGCAGAGCTCAGGCGCCGcgcttccctctccttcttctccttctccttctccttctccccttcCTCGGTGCTGCGGCGCCCGTACGCGACACTGCCCGCCAGGTGCCTGATGCCGCGCAGCCAGCCTCCAGGCTTCCTCCGGGGCTTGGACGCAGGGGCGGCGTGTTCTGAGGTGGACGAGGACGTGGTGGTTGTTGCCCGGCGCATGAGCTCGCACACGATTGGGGAGCGGCCAACGCAGAGCTCGAACTCCTCGAAGGTGAGCTGGCGGCCAGTACCCACCTCCCGTACCACCTCCTCATGCACCTCCCCGACCTCGAACTCCGTTCCATCGTCCAGGTTCCGGATCCGGCATTgctccccgccgccggcgcTGGGGTTCCGCGCCAGCGGCGGCTTCCCGAGCCCAGCGGATCTGGGCTCCTCCACAGACGCCTCCAGCAACGCCGGCCAGGGCGGAGGCGAGGAGGGGGGAGACGTGTAAGGGGACGGCGAACGCGGGGAGCGACGCGGCGAGGGAGGCGGCAGTGGCTCGGATGAGAGGCCGAGGCGTTGGagcaggaggcggcggcgctccTCGACGGAGGTGGGCTCGGAGATCCAGACGTCGTACGCGGAAGAGGACGCGTGCGGAggcgggtggtggtggtggcgtcTGCGGCGGCGGTAGTCAGCGTCGTCgtcggaggcggaggcggaggagcaggaggaggaggaggagaggatcCGATCGAGCGACTCGTAGAACTCCTCCTGCTCCGCCTcctcgcccgccgccgccggatccAGGTCCGGCGCCCGCGTCGCCGCCTCCGGCATTGCGACTGGGGGCTCCGGCTCCCCTTCGCCTCCGGCAGGGGCAATCACTAGGCGGGGCGGCGAGAAGCGGGGGAGGAGCCCGCCCAAATGGCGATTTATATGGGAGATTTTTGTTTCGTGTTGTTTATCGTGCCGTTGTTTGCTACTGCCGCTGCTGCGTGCGGAGGCGTCCGTCTAGTCCAGTCCAgttggaggagggagagggaagccGACCCAAGTCGACACCTTCGCTACTAGCGTGATTTGTTTCTCGTATTAATTAAAAGTCTTAATTTATATGGATGGAATAAGTAGGTTATGTGAAAATATATTGAAAAGTTATacttgttaaaaaaataatatttaattagttgtatctgtctaaatagtttgagctgaatttttatttaattaataaTCGAATTTGAGATCGTAAGAGCGTTTGAGATTTGAGACTATAATTGATTGatcttataaaaataatttgtgacactgataagtAAATCTGTTTGTAGAAACGGATGCTAGAGTCTgtatttatcaaattagactATAACGTACTGCATTTGTCAGACTAATTAAAACAGAACATATAAATCACtaaatatgtttctttctcagaTTAGATATATCCATCGAACCATGATGATCTCGAGCAACTAATCACACACTACGAGGTCATCTCCCTCGCTTCGGCGGGTTTGGATTTGGCACGACCTCGCTGCTCGGCCTCGGCACGTCCAGCTGAAGCTGATCCCGACAATGACAGGTAGGCCCAAGCAAAATATCTCGCTAAAAGTAGTGGATTTCCGTGTGAGATCATGCTGAGTATTCGCACACTGAAACACGCTATTTTACTTGAGTTGCTTCATGAAAAGAATTGTAGCAGCCAAACTTGAAGTCGTCATTGTAAGCTCGTTATCTAAACGTCCCGCGTTTTAGATAACGGAGTAGCATCTGGACTCCGCATAAGTTTATGCAGCTCCTCGTTACATTTAAAGTttatagattaaaataaaataatttaagtctctattttagtttttaaaaaaaagcaaaataacTAACGCAAATACTACTTAGTATATCCTCAATTTTAGCTCACGAATTTATAAAGCTCCAAATACAACCCTGAATATGATACGGCTAGATGGTCCTATCGTGATGTTGGTTGGGAGGAATGCGTGGAATAGATGACATGGCGAGGTCTGTTGAGCGGTGGGGCACAAGGACGGTAGAGAAAGGGACGCGAGAAACAGTGCGACGCGAGAGGTGTCCTTAGCTCAACTAAAAAACAAAAGTCACGTCAGCGTTTTTTGTTAGATATTTAGAACAAGACAGAAAAATTGATGTCAATGGAACATAAAAGATGATATACATGGAGGAGAGTCAAGTTCATATTGACTTTTAAActgctctctcttctttttcattttgaacagagatagatagatagatagctGTTTGACAATGGCGACCTCTCAACCAATTGATGAACATCTGATCCCCAAATAATTAGACTGTAATCCCTTTCTTTTGAACAGAGGGGCATGCAGCTGTTTGAACTGAAATGGCAGGAGTGCTCTTGAACCGCAGGCAAACTGGACGGGAGGCTATATTTTGCGTTGCGGGCGGTACAGTTGGTGAAGTTTGGCAGGTGGATGGAAATGGCGCAGaagctggctgctgctgctgctagcgTGCAATGCAATAATggaggagccggagccggagccggaggcACGTTGGCGATGCTTTTTATCAGCAGGTCAATGGCTAGCTGGTTGGCTTAATCCTCTGCTCAGCCCCCATGGATCTCAACTCTGATTGCAGAGGACAGCCAGGCCAGCTTTGTTAGTaccacctcttcttcttcctagtCCCATTTTTAATATCTTAATCCATGGCTCATGCCCACCAACCACGCGGCTGCGTGCTAATAGAAAAACAGGGAGAGCACGTTCCAGGATTTCATTTGGCTGGATTACATGTAATTTCATAGTTAGCAGGTCCTGATTAGATTCCAGCCTAGATCGTTGACATGCATATATGCCTGATCATCAGCTTCGTTCGTTCGAAATGGATGGCACATGCATCCAGTTGGTGCTAAAAGGAAGGAATTGAATCCGAAGAAGAAGATCACATCGCGCACGCCCGGGTTAGGTTATCTTAGCTGTACAGAACAAGAGTTTCACAGCAGATAATCTTGCATGATCAAACGTGGAAGCTTTGGGGACAGGACAACGAAATACTGGTGCACCTCtgcaaggactgcatcttcaaAAGGGATATTTGGGCATGCGTTGCTATTTGGTATGCATTAAGAGATCGGCCAAGCTTTCGGGATTACAATACAATTAGGGCATGGTGACATCGGGCAATCAGAAGAATAGACAAAGGCACTGGGAACAAATTTAATAGGATTACAATCTATTTTTGGTAAAACATTTGGAATGAGCGAAACCAAAGAACTTTTCAGCACGAAGCACTCACATCAACTTAGGTATCATGCAAGTCGAGCGTAGCTCGATTGGTATACCCCCGTCGAGGAGCCGACCCGCCCGGACTCGAACCCGGACATATGCATGCTATCCCAGACCACCACGGTGGCACCGGTGGGGCCTTTTGTGGTCTCGCTAAGCTAAAAAAAAAGGTATCATACCAAAAGAAAGAGGACATAGATCGGGCTAGAATGATATTTAGTCATCGGCAATGTGAAGAGCTAGTTGTTGAGTACTAGTCTTTTTTGCTAGTGGTACTGAATGGGATCTCTTTACAGTCCTTCCGTCTTCCCTTTTGTCACAAGGGGACGCTCAGGGTGCTGGTTGCGTGCTATTGTATCCTTTTGTATGTATAAacctctttattttttttcttcttttttcttctaataaAAAATCGGCAGAGCTCCTACTATTCCTTCGGGAAAAAACATATATGCTAGCTTGGCTATCTTTGTTGACGCATGCAGCAACCGATCTTCAGGGTAGCCCCCTTTCTACCGGCTGCCACTCCTCTATAGCCTCTAAGTCTTCATTTTTTAAGAGAATAAGGAAAAGAAGCCGAGCATAAGGTGGAAAAAGaggtgaaagaaaaaaaaaatcagcccCTCTATGACTTATGTTGCGTCCGTCACCAACACATGTATCCAACCTCTTGCTGCAGTTATTTTTAGATTAATAAATATTTCATGATCCGTACCGCGTGTTAGCGTCCAAGCTAAGCACGAGACACCCTCTGATTAGCTGACACATGCACGCACGTATTCTGAGGATGACTTATGAACACGTTTACATCGCAAATGGCCATTTTAAAAATATGTTCTTGCATGTTGGAAATGGCATGCGCGTAGCTGGACATGTTTGGAGGGAGCAATTGCTGGACAGAGCTAGTTTGTGCTTGCTTTTCCGTGCCGTGGAATCAGGTAGCTATGAAGAATCTTTACTAATTGTACACTACGTAAGATTTTACTGTTGTTACggattaaacatgatgcttttAATTAGTTCCTCTTgcaaagtaaaaaaaagtagCTTTTGAAATATAAGATCATGTTGTTTGGTAAAAAACCCAACCAACCTCTT
This genomic window from Phragmites australis chromosome 7, lpPhrAust1.1, whole genome shotgun sequence contains:
- the LOC133925246 gene encoding dof zinc finger protein DOF5.8-like, with product MAPATSILAATSGTAAASKRPADSDAEPLDSSALPQGDEAARKSQQPKQQLECPRCRSTNTKFCYYNNYSTAQPRHFCRACRRYWTHGGTLRDVPVGGASRRSGSKRRRVSAEPSSASSPPQTTTRVEGSWPDLATNFPFLSDGSFLPQFDLGVAPAAFLWPSVVSDFYDGLAPWDDGIGADGVTGAWGDITGLELSWPPPGN
- the LOC133925245 gene encoding uncharacterized protein LOC133925245, with the protein product MPEAATRAPDLDPAAAGEEAEQEEFYESLDRILSSSSSCSSASASDDDADYRRRRRHHHHPPPHASSSAYDVWISEPTSVEERRRLLLQRLGLSSEPLPPPSPRRSPRSPSPYTSPPSSPPPWPALLEASVEEPRSAGLGKPPLARNPSAGGGEQCRIRNLDDGTEFEVGEVHEEVVREVGTGRQLTFEEFELCVGRSPIVCELMRRATTTTSSSTSEHAAPASKPRRKPGGWLRGIRHLAGSVAYGRRSTEEGEKEKEKEKKEREARRLSSATDDSLDGTGSRNAGRIRVRQYGKTCKELTGLFMTQELAAHSGSVWCINFSLDGRYLATAGEDRLIHVWEVSEGERKGEFLGEASVTKENGGGCSPFIAVVGNGSPEIAALSSTCADGGYVEKKSRPRKQSNRKSVGSDHLVVPECVFGFRDKPLCSLLGHAADVLDLSWSKSQYLLSSSMDKTVKLWDITTSTCLKTFSHTDYVTCIQFNPVDDNFFISGSLDEKVRIWNVQDRKIEDWNDLHEMVTAACYSPDGQVALVGSHKGSCHIFDTSEKKLQYKSQIDLRIRKKKSGQKKITGFQFAPGSSSEVLITSADSRIRVVNGDELVHKFKGFRNTSSQISASVAPNGKYVICASEDSHVYVWRHDNSSYPSRSRSAVDVTNSYEHFHCHDVTVAITWPGAEARSSFGSRSSRHSDADEAVNSGRDVPVDNTEHNSDAADNRYNESPVCEGVSRSGRKHPVDGASTSWPDEKLPSAKSSPGHCSSDICIGAMDVQRRSAWGLVIVTAGRGGEIRVFQNFGFPVQV